In one Myxosarcina sp. GI1 genomic region, the following are encoded:
- a CDS encoding tyrosine-type recombinase/integrase: MKALKSVSASSNLVPLLPRNRLAPDSGYETLLDDWLARSRSPHTKRMYRTNVTGFFQSLGYQLTPDLLAQFLLLDSQQAFELVSQYHGALVTQKLAPATINQKLAAIKSLVNYAAAAGKCHYTLTNIKAEKLTQYRDTKGIPKDQFKLMMKAVDTDTIKGLRDRAILLLLWGNALRRSEIANCDVSDFLPKAGELIITGKGKIGQPQTISLGKATIKAISLWMTARKDYTPSDPLFCAVHKGYWGNRLHTHSIYKLVQKYAKLAGIDKVMSPHRIRHSSITEALNLTNGDVRKVQKLSRHSNLNTLMIYDDNRQNLQGEVTGMLDDLF, from the coding sequence ATGAAAGCTTTAAAATCCGTTAGTGCCAGTAGTAATCTAGTACCACTCCTACCCAGGAATAGGTTGGCTCCCGATTCTGGTTACGAGACTTTGCTCGATGATTGGCTGGCAAGATCGCGATCGCCACATACCAAACGGATGTATCGAACTAATGTTACGGGATTTTTTCAGAGTTTGGGGTATCAGCTAACACCAGATCTACTCGCTCAGTTTTTGCTACTCGATAGCCAGCAAGCGTTTGAGTTAGTATCGCAATATCACGGGGCGTTAGTCACCCAGAAGTTAGCACCCGCGACCATTAACCAAAAGCTAGCCGCGATAAAATCATTAGTCAACTATGCCGCCGCCGCTGGCAAGTGCCACTACACTCTTACCAATATCAAAGCCGAGAAATTGACCCAATATCGCGATACTAAAGGCATTCCCAAGGACCAGTTTAAGTTAATGATGAAGGCAGTAGACACTGACACTATAAAAGGACTGCGCGATCGCGCTATTCTGCTGTTGTTATGGGGTAATGCCTTAAGGCGTTCTGAGATTGCCAACTGCGACGTATCTGACTTTTTGCCGAAGGCAGGGGAATTAATTATTACTGGCAAAGGAAAAATCGGACAGCCTCAGACAATTAGTCTGGGGAAAGCGACCATAAAGGCAATCTCTCTTTGGATGACTGCTAGAAAAGATTACACGCCTTCAGATCCTTTATTTTGTGCGGTTCATAAAGGCTATTGGGGCAATCGGTTACATACCCATTCGATCTATAAGTTGGTGCAGAAATACGCCAAGCTCGCGGGAATCGATAAAGTGATGTCGCCGCACAGGATACGCCACAGCAGCATTACCGAAGCTCTCAACCTAACCAATGGCGATGTCAGAAAGGTGCAGAAGCTGTCGCGACACAGCAACCTTAACACTCTGATGATTTATGATGACAATCGCCAGAATTTGCAGGGCGAAGTTACGGGAATGTTAGATGATTTGTTTTAG